GGCGAAATTTCTATAGATTTTAAAGAGCAAATAGGAAATAATTTATCGATAATACCACTTAGAAATAGCGTCCGTATAACGAGTGAAGGACTAAGATATGAGGTAAATGATATAGTGTTTGAGTTTGGCGGATCTCTTGGAGTTAGCAATATAATAGATAAAGAAATTGTTAAATTGAATATATTAGATGGAGAAGTAGCTGTAATTTTGTCAAGAGATAGGTAGATTGCATATATAACGGAAAAATCCCACTAGATTCCAATCTAGTGGGATTTTTAAATGCATAAAATAAAGGAGAGCTTTTACTCTCCTTCAATCCGTAAAACTTTAAACTAAGCTCTCGCTACTTTGCCAGAACGTAAGCATCTAGTGCAAACATTCATTCTTCTTGGCGTACCATCCACAACAACTCTAACCTTCTGTATGTTTGGAGTCCAAGTTCTTCTAATATGACGCTTAGAGAAAGTTACGATATTTCCAGACATTTTACCTTTACCGCATACTTCACAAACTTTAGACATTGTTGAAACACCTCCTTCTCTTAGCAATTCGCAAATTGCCCTCGTGAACATATCTATTTTAACATAGTGTGCAAGGCTTTTGCAATAAAAAAGTTGCAATTTAGTGTAAAATTGTTTATAGTATGAGATAAGGGTATAAAATAAGATGAAACTAGACTCTTTTCTAACTTAAAGGAGGCAAATCGTATGAATACGACGTTGACAAATGAGTATGGGAATATAGTAATAGAAGAAAATGCTATTTCTTTTATAGCTGCAAATGCAGCAATGACTTGCTACGGATTGGTAGGAATGTCATCTAAAAGTGCAACAGATGGTTTTTTTGAATTATTAAAATTAGAAAATCAAACTAAAGGTGTTAAAGTGAAAATCGAAGAGGATAAATTATTTATTGATCTTTATGTGGTTATTCAATTTGGTACTAAAATTTCTGTTGTAGCTAACAATATAATTGATACAGTTAAATATAATGTAGAGAACTTCACTGGAATAGAAGTGGAAAAAGTAGCCGTACACGTACAGGATGTTCGCGTACAGAAGGATGCTTAGGGAGGTTTATTTTTTATGATAAATTATATAGACGGTGACTTATTAAAAAGAGCGTTGGTAGTCGCTGCAAAAACATTAGAAGAAAACAAAGAGGTTGTCAATGCTTTGAACGTCTTCCCGGTACCTGATGGAGACACAGGAACTAATATGGCTAGAACATTCAATGCGGCTGTAGATTCAGTTATCAGTGAGCAATCAAATGAGGTTGGAATTATAGCAGCTTCTCTTGCAAATGGAGCTTTAATGGGAGCGAGAGGTAATTCAGGCGTAATATTATCTCAGATATTTAGAGGTTTTGCAAAGGGATTGAAAGATTGTGAAACTATGGGTGTAAAAGAAGTGGCGATAGCTTGTGATATGGCAAGAGAAACTTCTTATAAAGCAGTTATGAAGCCTGTAGAGGGAACAGTATTGACAGTAACTCGAATGATAGCAGAAAAAGCGATGCGTTTAAAGGATGAAGACATTGAATTGGTTGATTTTTTAAGAGCTTTGCTTGAAGCTGGCGAAGATTCACTTATAAAAACTACAGATATGCTAGAACAATTGAGAACAGCTAATGTAGTGGATGCTGGTGGTAAAGGCTTGATGCTAATCTTAAAAGGTGCTTTTAACACGATTATTGGAAAAGAAACTGTTGAACTTGAGGAGATTAAGCCTGCTGGTTCAGTAACTTTAAACAAAGAATCTGCAAATGGTGATTTGAAATATAGATATTGTACAGGTTTTATGATTAAAAACAAAAAAGACAATGCTGATGTATTTAGAAGACTTATAGAGTCATTTGGAGATTCTATAGTTGTTGCTGAAACTGATGATGTGATTAAAGTTCATATACATTCTAATCATCCAGGCGAAATTCTGGAAAAAGCACTTAAATTTGGAGAAGAATTAATAGACATAAATATTGATAATATGCGATATCAACATGAAACTAATCATTCAGATGGAGAGAGAGATCAAGATGAAGTTGTTGTTGATAAGAAGTATAGCATAATTGCTGTCAGCTCTGGAGAAGGTATTTCAAAAGTATTTAAGGATATGGGGGCCGAAGCTATCATATCCGGAGGACAAACTATGAATCCTAGTACTGAAGATATAGTTAAAGCTATAGAGTCAGTTAGAGGTGAAAATGTTATAATACTTCCGAATAATAAAAATATCATAATGTCAGCAGAACAGTCGAAGGAATTGACTGAGAGAAATGTTTATGTAGTACCAAGTAAAACAATACCGCAAGGTGTTGCGTCTATGGTTGCATTTCAAGAGGACTTAGAGGCACAAGAAAATGTAGATTCTATGATTGAAGTGCTTAGTGAAGTGAAAACAGGACAGTTGACTTATGCGGTTCGAGAAACTGAAATAAATGATTTGTCAATCAAGGAAAATGATATAATGGGAATCAGCGATGGTGAAATCGTTAGAGTTGGTGAAGACTTGAGAGAGACAACACTAGAGTTAATTGATTACATGGCGGATGATTTCACTGATATCATAACTGTTTTTTATGGTGAAGATGTTGAAAGAGAATCGGCGGAAGAGTTGATAGAAGAAATTGAGAAACGCTATGAGGATATCGATATTGAATTAATCGAAGGCGGTCAATCTGTCTACTATTATTTGATTTCTGTAGAGTAGAGATTAGGGATGGTCAATTTATTTGACCATCTTTTTTAAAGGGTGAGAAATATGAGTTTGCTATATAGTTCAGTAGATCAATTAAAGGGAATAGGCGATAAAAAAAAGAAACTTTTAAAAAAGATTAACATAGAAACATTAGAAGACATGGCTACATATCTGCCTAGAGAGTATATTGATCGCAGGAAAAAAAATAAAATAATAGAAGTAATTGATGGTCAAAATGCAAATTTTGAAGTGGAAGTTATCAGATTGCCAGAAATACGACGTCCTAGGCGAAAGATGAGCATAATGAAGTTAGCAGTTAAGGACGATAGCGGAGTTATGTTTTTGACTTGGTTTAATCAAGATTATTTGAAGTCGAAATTCGAAATTGGTGATAAATTACGTGTATCTGGAAAAGTTAAGAGAGCATATGGAAGAGTTGAATTGCAGCAAGTAGTATTCGAACATTGCGATGAGGAAGAGCGAAATACAGGAAAAATAGTTCCGAGATATAGATTGACTAAAGGAATAAAGAACACAGATATGATTAATTGGAATCAAACGATATTTGAAAGATATTCGTTGGAATTTCAGTCGATTATACCTAAAAATATAAGAGATAAGTATAAATTAACTTCTTATCCTAATGCGCTTAAAGAACTTCATTTCCCAAGAGGAAGAGACGAGTATAAATTGGCAAGGAAGACATTGATATTTGAAGAACTTTTTGGAATAGAAATGGGACTTAAAATTATAAAAAATCAAAACAGAAAATTGGGAATACGATTTAAAGATAGTGTTGATATGGATGTTTATAAAAAAGCGTTGGGTTTTGAGCTTACTGATGCACAAAATCGGGTATGGGATGAAATAAAAACTGATATGGAATCTTCGTATACCATGAATCGATTGGTTCAAGGAGATGTAGGTTCTGGAAAAACGGCTATAGCTTTTTTAGCAATAGTAAAAGCTATATTAAATGGTTATCAAGTGGCTATGATGGCACCAACTGAAATTTTAGCGCGTCAACATTATGAGAAAATGCAAAAGTATTTGGAAGATTCATATCAAGTAGGTTTATTAGTTGGGTCAATGACAAGTAAAGAAAAAAGAAATTTAAATGAGAAACTTTTAGATGGCGATATAAAGATAGTGATAGGAACACATGCGTTACTTGAAGATTATGTGAAGTTTAGTAATCTAGGATTGGTTATTACTGATGAACAGCATCGTTTTGGTGTTAGACAGAGAGCTATGTTATCATCAAAAGCAGGGGATATTGATGTTCTTGTTATGACTGCAACACCTATACCTAGAACTCTTACACTAGTGCTGTATGGTGATTTGGAACTATCTGTAATTGATGAGCTTCCTCCAGGAAGACAAAAAATCAAAACATATACTATAAATTCTAAAAAAAGAAAAGATGCATATGGCTTTATTGAGAAAGAAATAGAACTTGGTAGACAAGCATACATAGTATGCCCTTTAGTTGAGGAATCAGAAGTTATAGAGGCACAATCTGCATCAGAGATATACAATGATGTAAAAAGGTATTTTATTGGAAGAAATATTGGATTGCTTCACGGGAAAATGAAGAAGGATGAGAAAAATCATATTATGAGTGAATTTTCTAATGGGAATATAGATATTATAGTATCGACTACTGTTATTGAAGTTGGGGTCGATGTGCCAAATGCGACTATAATGATGATTGAAAATGCAGAAAGATTTGGCTTAGCTCAGTTGCATCAATTGAGAGGTCGAATAGGTAGGGGTAAACATAAATCATATTGTATTCTTGTAAATGGGTCAGAGTCAGAAGAATCTGCTAAGCGTATGCAAATTATGGTTGATTCATCAAATGGATTTGAAATAGCAGAAAAAGATTTGGAAATTCGTGGTCCTGGACAGATAATAGGTACTAGGCAACATGGTTTGCCTGAATTTAAGATTGCAAATCTATGTAGGGACCAAAAAATAATGAAATGTGTTAAAGATGAAGTAGAAAATCTTTTAGATGGAAAAGTTGAGTTAAATAAAGACGAGGAAAGTATTATTTTGAAAAAAGTGAAGCATATGTTTGGCGAAAATTGTAGCAAAATAATACTTAATTGATGTCTTTGTTAGCATTTTGATTATTATTGAGTAGAGATGAGGAGTAGATATATGAGAGTCATATCAGGAATATGTGGTGGGAGAAAATTAAAAGCTCCAAAGGGGTTAAAGACCAGACCAACAACAGATAAAATAAAGCAGGCTATTTTCAACAAGTTACAACTTGATGAAATTGGTGAGGTTTTAGATTTGTTTGCAGGAAGTGGCGGAATGGGAATTGAATTTTTGAGCCGTGGAGCGGAAAAAGTTGTTTTTGTAGATGGAGATTTCAATAGTATAAAAATCATTAAAGAAAATTTAAGTGATATCGGTTTGGAAGAAAATGCAGAGGTTTATAAAAATGATGTATTTAGAGCTATATCTATTTTGGGTCAAAAAAGAAGAAAATTTGATTATATATTTTTAGATCCTCCATATGAAAATGGATTTGTGCCAAAAGCACTTGAAATGATTTATGAAAAAAACTTATTAAAGGATAGTGGGATGATTATTGCTGAACACGAGAAGTTTTTGGACCTAACTGAAATGGAATTGTCATTTGAAATAGAGACGGTAAAGAAATACGGTGATACAATTATAACATTTTTGAAAAATAAGGAGGATTAGGAATGGTAGTAGTATACCCAGGAAGTTTTGATCCAGTTACATATGGACACTTGGATATTATAAAAAGATGTAGCAGAAAGTTTGAAAAGGTAATAGTAGTTGTAATGAACAACTCATCTAAGAAATATCTATTTAGTTTAGAGGAAAGGCAAAATATGATTAGAGAATGTTTGAAGGACTATGATAACATAGAGGTAGATCATTCTTCGGGATTGCTAGTGGACTATTTGCATGATAGAAATGTTAACGTGTTAGTAAAAGGTCTCAGAGCTTTATCGGATTTTGAATTTGAATTTCAGATGGCACTTATGAATAATTGCTTAGATTCTGATATTGAGACGTTTTTTCTGATGACGAGTAATAGATATTCTTTTGTAAGCTCTAGTATGGTTAAGGAAATTGCTAAATATGAAGGTGATATTTCAAATTTGGTACCTGACAATATACGAGATTATGTAATGAACAGAATAGAAAAAGTTTAAATTAAAATAAAAAAATATTTTTGATATTTTAATTAATTGTAAGGTTAAAACTTAAGAATAAAAAAATAATATAAGAAAGCTACCCTAAATTTAGGGTAGCTTTCTTATATTATTTTTTTATGATAAATGATTGTGTAAATTCTATAGAGGTATTTGAGTTTTCAGAATTAGATAGTCCGAGATAATATAAATCACTTGCAATTTTATCTAAAGACAAAGACTCATGATATGGAGCTTCGGTATGAGTGATTGATGATGCAAATTTAGATATTATAGGAAGTTTTGATTTTTGTTTCATGTAGGATAAAAGTTCTAAACCTTTGGAATTTGTTGCTAATGGTCTTATATAGCTTGGACCAAAGTCAAATATGCTATCGTGTTTTTCTTTTGACAAATGCAAAAGAGAATGCAGTAAAAAACGTTGTATACGAGTATATGTATATCTTTTTGTCTTTACATTTTCTACAAGAGCGGATGTACTAGTTAAGTTTTGAGCAAATTTATACAATCTTTTATCCAAGCCTATTTCGAAATTTGGTAAATTTTTAAAAAAATCATGATTAAGCAAAATGTTGTACAAAACTATCTGGCTATAGTTATTTAAATCATTAAACTTACCAAATTTTTTATAAAATTGCTTAATAATTTCATAAGAAGTACTTGGAATAAGACTTAGTGAAGATTCGAGTCCATTATTTTTTATGGTGTTTCTTATAGCTGTAGCGCTTACTATAGAATGTTCAGTGGATGTGTCATTATAATCAGCACCTTTTCGTTCTAGTGTAAGAGGCTTGATATTTAAGTTGTATTTGAGTATACCTTTTAAATATTCTATACCGAGTATATTATTTGAGCTATTTAAAATATCGGCCCATTGAGTAGAGTTGCTTATATCTAATAGCGCTTTGCTTCTAGCAACAGGAAAAGACAAGCCTTGTTTAAGATAATATTTCAATTGATTAGAAAAGTCATTTGATGGATATACTAGCAGTTCAGCTATTTGCTGCAAGTCATCTAATGAACCTAGTTCACTTCCAAAACAAAAATTATCAACTATATTCAGAGAATCTAACAACCGAACAGCTCCAGAAGCAAAATATTCGGCACTTTGACAAGCAAATATTGTGGGAAGTTCTAAAACTAAATCAACACCTTGTTCTACTGCCATTTCTGCTCTATGCCATTTATCGACTAATGCTGGTTCTCCGCGCTGTACAAATTGACCGCTCATTACCGCTATAGTATGTGTAGCATTTCCAATTTCTTTACTTTTTTGCAAGTGTAATTTATGCCCAAAATGAAACGGGTTGTATTCTGTTATTAATCCTGTAACAATCATAAAATCTCCTCTAATTTCTTATTTAAATATAGTATTATTATAACAAAAAAATAGATAAATATAAAAAACAAAAGAAATTTTATTTAATGAAACCGATACCGCTATTGATTTTTTGCGCTAAATATAATAATATAGATATGTTATAGTCTATGAAAAAATATTAGACTATGTGATTAATCGCAGAGATTCTAGGAGGGAAAACATGAAAGTATTCGTAATTAACTGTGGTAGTTCTTCATTAAAGTATCAATTAATTGACATGTCAAATGAAGAGGTACTAGCAAAGGGCTTAGCAGAGAGAATTGGTATTGAGGGAGCAAGAGTAACTCATACTACAACAGGAAAAGAAAAAGTAGTTGTTGAAAAACCAATGGAAGATCACAAAGCAGCTATTGAAGTTGTTTTATCATGCATGTTAGATGCAGAAAATGGTGCAATTAAATCAATGGATGAGATAAATGCAGTTGGACACCGTGTAGTTCATGGTGGAGAAAAATTTGCTGATTCAGTATTGATTAACGACGAAGTTATGGCAGCTATTGAAGATTGTGTTGATTTAGCTCCATTACACAATCCAGCTAATATAATTGGTATCAAAGCTTGTCAAGAATTAATGCCATCAACACCAATGAGCGCAGTATTTGACACAGCATTCCATCAAACAATGCCACAAAGTGCATATATGTATGCATTACCATATGAGTATTACGAAAAGTATGGTGTTAGACGTTACGGAATGCACGGAACTTCTCATAGGTATGTTTCAGCAAAAGCGGCAGAAATGTTAGGTAAAGACTTAAAAGATATCAAACTTATAACTTGTCACTTAGGAAATGGTGCATCATTATCAGCAGTAGATCATGGTAAATCGGTAGATACTTCTATGGGATTCACTCCATTAGAGGGATTAATCATGGGAACTCGTTGTGGAGATGTTGACCCTGCAGTAATTACTTATGTAATGGATAAAGAGGGATTGGATATCGCTGGAATCAACAACGTGATGAATAAAAAATCTGGTGTTTTAGGATTATCAGGAATTAGTAGTGACTTCAGAGATATTGAAGAAGCTGCAGAAAAAGGAAATGACAGAGCTGCACTTGCGCTAGATGCATTCTACTATAGAGTTAAAAAATATATTGGAGCATATGCAGCTGCAATGGGCGGAGTTGATGCTATATTATTTACAGCAGGACTTGGCGAAAACTCTATTAGTGCTAGAGAAGAAATCTGTAAAGGTTTAGAGTTCTTAGGTGCAGAATTAGATGCAGAAGCAAATAACGTAAGAGGAAAAGATACTGTAATTAGTAAATCAGATTCAAAAGTTAAACTTTTAGTAGTTCCAACTAACGAAGAACTTATGATTGCTAAAGACACACTTGCTTTACTGTAAAAATATTTACTTGACAAAGTGAGTAACAATGTCTATAATACAGTAGTGACGGTATTCTAGGAGTGATAAAAATGACAATTGATATCAAGGACTTTTTGGAGGCGCAGGAATTAGCGCGACCAATATCTGAATTAGTAGAAATAAATGAGTTGAAGATAGGTGGAAAGATGCTGAAAATTGACCCAATTGAAGTATCAGGAGAACTTTATTTAGTAGATGAAGAGGTCTATTTGAACTTGGATTTTGAGTATACTTATACAGATGTATGTGATCGTTGCTTAGGAGAATTTGAGCAAAAAAATCATGCAAAGTGGTCTACTAGAGTACTGACCGAAGAATCGGAAGAGACAGGTGATGAGCTAGAGCAATTCATACTGCTTGCGGATGATTTTTTACTTGATTTGGAAACACAAGTCGAAGAAGCGATCGTTTTTTCCATGCCAATGAAGGCGATTTGTAAGTCGTCTTGTAAGGGGATTTGTCCGACTTGTGGTAAAAATCTAAATGAAGGACCTTGCTCTTGTGATAAAGAACAAGTGGATGAAAGATTTGCAAAATTGAAGGAACTATTTGAATAAGGAGGTGTTTTGGATGGCAGTACCAAAGCGTAAAACTTCTAAAGCTAGAAGAGATAAGAGAAGATCAGCTAACTCTAAATTGAGCATGCCTAACGTAGTAGAGTGCCCACAATGTCATGAAATGAAATTGGCGCACAGAGTATGCGGAGAATGTGGTTACTACGGCGAAAAAGAAGTTGTAAAAGTTGACTAGTAATAGATGAAAGATAGTAATGAAAATTACTATCTTTTATTTTATATTAAAAATATTATGGTAATAAAAATCAATTTATATTTGCAGTCTTAGGGTTCCTGCTGATATAATGAAATGAAGGTGTTTTTTACCATCAAAGATATAAAAGACCGAGGTGAATAGAATGAAAATAGCGGTTGATGTTATGGGTGGAGATCACGGGGTCTCAATAAACGTGAAGGCATGTGTAGATGCTATAAAGGAATACAATGTTACATTAGTATTAGTTGGAAGAGAAGAAGAAATTCGTGAGGAATTGAAAAATTATACTTATGAAGAAAAATATATAGAGATTGTTCATGCGCCAGATGTTATTTCAAATGATGAAAAGGCAGGAATGTCTATAAGAAAAAAGAAAGATTCTTCGATGGTTAAAGCTCTTTATCTTGTTAAGAATGGAGAAGCAGATGCTGTAATTTCTTCTGGAAGTACAGGAGCATTACTAAGTGGAGCAACTATAATTGTAGGAAGAATAAAAGGTATAAAGAGGCCGGCTTTAGCTCCAGTTATACCAACTCAAAAAAAAGGAGCTGTACTAATAGATGCTGGAGCAAATGTAGATTCTAAACCAATATATTTGCAGCAATTTGCAATTATGGGTTCTATTTATGCTGATAAGGTTCTAAACTATTCAAATCCAAAAGTTGGAATTGCAAATATAGGAGAAGAGCCTGGAAAAGGAAATGCTTTAGTTAAAGAAGCATACGGATTAGTAGAGAATGCACCAGTTAATTTTAGTGGTAATTTGGAGATGAGAGATGTATTTGATGGGGACGTTGATGTAATAGTTTGCGATGGCTTTGTTGGAAATACTATTTTAAAGGTTGGAGAAGGTTTAGCGAAAACAATCTTTAAAATATTGAAACATGAAATATATTCTTCAAGCAAGGCAAAATTAGGTGCGCTTCTTTTAAAAAGCAATTTGAAAAATATGAAAGCTCAATTGGATTACACAGAGTATGGTGGAGCACCATTTTTGGGAGTTAATGGATGTGTTATAAAGGCACACGGGAGTTCAGATTCTAATGCAATAAAAAACGCTATTAGACAGGCTAAACAATATTTAGATAATAATGTGACAGAAGCAATTAGTAATCAAATAAAAGCTATGGAGCAAAAGGAGGAAGTTTAGATATGGAACAAAAAATTATAGAAATAGTTGCGGATCAATTTGATAAAGAGTTTGAAGAATTAAGTCTAACAACTGATTTTAGAAAAGATTTGGATGCGGATTCTTTAGATGTAGTTCAAATCATAATGGAGATTGAAACAGAATTTGAAGTAGAAGTTGAGGAAACTCAAGTAGAGAAATTGACGGATATAAAGAGTGTAGTAGAATATATTAAAACATTGAAATAAAAATGGATGATATTGTAGATGCTTTAAAAAGATTGAAGCATTTACAATATCATCGATCTTGGAGGTGTACACATGTACCAATTGTCAGAAGAAAGATTAGAGCATTTAAAAGGATTAGAAAACAAGATCATGTATTGCTTTAATGAAAAAAGTGTTTTAAACACAGCATTTATGCATAGCTCATATGTTAATGAACAA
This portion of the Tissierellales bacterium genome encodes:
- the rsmD gene encoding 16S rRNA (guanine(966)-N(2))-methyltransferase RsmD, with the translated sequence MRVISGICGGRKLKAPKGLKTRPTTDKIKQAIFNKLQLDEIGEVLDLFAGSGGMGIEFLSRGAEKVVFVDGDFNSIKIIKENLSDIGLEENAEVYKNDVFRAISILGQKRRKFDYIFLDPPYENGFVPKALEMIYEKNLLKDSGMIIAEHEKFLDLTEMELSFEIETVKKYGDTIITFLKNKED
- the rpmF gene encoding 50S ribosomal protein L32 gives rise to the protein MAVPKRKTSKARRDKRRSANSKLSMPNVVECPQCHEMKLAHRVCGECGYYGEKEVVKVD
- the rpmB gene encoding 50S ribosomal protein L28 translates to MSKVCEVCGKGKMSGNIVTFSKRHIRRTWTPNIQKVRVVVDGTPRRMNVCTRCLRSGKVARA
- a CDS encoding Asp23/Gls24 family envelope stress response protein, whose amino-acid sequence is MNTTLTNEYGNIVIEENAISFIAANAAMTCYGLVGMSSKSATDGFFELLKLENQTKGVKVKIEEDKLFIDLYVVIQFGTKISVVANNIIDTVKYNVENFTGIEVEKVAVHVQDVRVQKDA
- a CDS encoding DAK2 domain-containing protein — its product is MINYIDGDLLKRALVVAAKTLEENKEVVNALNVFPVPDGDTGTNMARTFNAAVDSVISEQSNEVGIIAASLANGALMGARGNSGVILSQIFRGFAKGLKDCETMGVKEVAIACDMARETSYKAVMKPVEGTVLTVTRMIAEKAMRLKDEDIELVDFLRALLEAGEDSLIKTTDMLEQLRTANVVDAGGKGLMLILKGAFNTIIGKETVELEEIKPAGSVTLNKESANGDLKYRYCTGFMIKNKKDNADVFRRLIESFGDSIVVAETDDVIKVHIHSNHPGEILEKALKFGEELIDINIDNMRYQHETNHSDGERDQDEVVVDKKYSIIAVSSGEGISKVFKDMGAEAIISGGQTMNPSTEDIVKAIESVRGENVIILPNNKNIIMSAEQSKELTERNVYVVPSKTIPQGVASMVAFQEDLEAQENVDSMIEVLSEVKTGQLTYAVRETEINDLSIKENDIMGISDGEIVRVGEDLRETTLELIDYMADDFTDIITVFYGEDVERESAEELIEEIEKRYEDIDIELIEGGQSVYYYLISVE
- a CDS encoding DUF177 domain-containing protein translates to MTIDIKDFLEAQELARPISELVEINELKIGGKMLKIDPIEVSGELYLVDEEVYLNLDFEYTYTDVCDRCLGEFEQKNHAKWSTRVLTEESEETGDELEQFILLADDFLLDLETQVEEAIVFSMPMKAICKSSCKGICPTCGKNLNEGPCSCDKEQVDERFAKLKELFE
- a CDS encoding acyl carrier protein, which gives rise to MEQKIIEIVADQFDKEFEELSLTTDFRKDLDADSLDVVQIIMEIETEFEVEVEETQVEKLTDIKSVVEYIKTLK
- a CDS encoding acetate kinase, which produces MKVFVINCGSSSLKYQLIDMSNEEVLAKGLAERIGIEGARVTHTTTGKEKVVVEKPMEDHKAAIEVVLSCMLDAENGAIKSMDEINAVGHRVVHGGEKFADSVLINDEVMAAIEDCVDLAPLHNPANIIGIKACQELMPSTPMSAVFDTAFHQTMPQSAYMYALPYEYYEKYGVRRYGMHGTSHRYVSAKAAEMLGKDLKDIKLITCHLGNGASLSAVDHGKSVDTSMGFTPLEGLIMGTRCGDVDPAVITYVMDKEGLDIAGINNVMNKKSGVLGLSGISSDFRDIEEAAEKGNDRAALALDAFYYRVKKYIGAYAAAMGGVDAILFTAGLGENSISAREEICKGLEFLGAELDAEANNVRGKDTVISKSDSKVKLLVVPTNEELMIAKDTLALL
- the plsX gene encoding phosphate acyltransferase PlsX, which encodes MKIAVDVMGGDHGVSINVKACVDAIKEYNVTLVLVGREEEIREELKNYTYEEKYIEIVHAPDVISNDEKAGMSIRKKKDSSMVKALYLVKNGEADAVISSGSTGALLSGATIIVGRIKGIKRPALAPVIPTQKKGAVLIDAGANVDSKPIYLQQFAIMGSIYADKVLNYSNPKVGIANIGEEPGKGNALVKEAYGLVENAPVNFSGNLEMRDVFDGDVDVIVCDGFVGNTILKVGEGLAKTIFKILKHEIYSSSKAKLGALLLKSNLKNMKAQLDYTEYGGAPFLGVNGCVIKAHGSSDSNAIKNAIRQAKQYLDNNVTEAISNQIKAMEQKEEV
- a CDS encoding nucleotidyltransferase; this translates as MIVTGLITEYNPFHFGHKLHLQKSKEIGNATHTIAVMSGQFVQRGEPALVDKWHRAEMAVEQGVDLVLELPTIFACQSAEYFASGAVRLLDSLNIVDNFCFGSELGSLDDLQQIAELLVYPSNDFSNQLKYYLKQGLSFPVARSKALLDISNSTQWADILNSSNNILGIEYLKGILKYNLNIKPLTLERKGADYNDTSTEHSIVSATAIRNTIKNNGLESSLSLIPSTSYEIIKQFYKKFGKFNDLNNYSQIVLYNILLNHDFFKNLPNFEIGLDKRLYKFAQNLTSTSALVENVKTKRYTYTRIQRFLLHSLLHLSKEKHDSIFDFGPSYIRPLATNSKGLELLSYMKQKSKLPIISKFASSITHTEAPYHESLSLDKIASDLYYLGLSNSENSNTSIEFTQSFIIKK
- the coaD gene encoding pantetheine-phosphate adenylyltransferase, yielding MVVVYPGSFDPVTYGHLDIIKRCSRKFEKVIVVVMNNSSKKYLFSLEERQNMIRECLKDYDNIEVDHSSGLLVDYLHDRNVNVLVKGLRALSDFEFEFQMALMNNCLDSDIETFFLMTSNRYSFVSSSMVKEIAKYEGDISNLVPDNIRDYVMNRIEKV
- the recG gene encoding ATP-dependent DNA helicase RecG → MSLLYSSVDQLKGIGDKKKKLLKKINIETLEDMATYLPREYIDRRKKNKIIEVIDGQNANFEVEVIRLPEIRRPRRKMSIMKLAVKDDSGVMFLTWFNQDYLKSKFEIGDKLRVSGKVKRAYGRVELQQVVFEHCDEEERNTGKIVPRYRLTKGIKNTDMINWNQTIFERYSLEFQSIIPKNIRDKYKLTSYPNALKELHFPRGRDEYKLARKTLIFEELFGIEMGLKIIKNQNRKLGIRFKDSVDMDVYKKALGFELTDAQNRVWDEIKTDMESSYTMNRLVQGDVGSGKTAIAFLAIVKAILNGYQVAMMAPTEILARQHYEKMQKYLEDSYQVGLLVGSMTSKEKRNLNEKLLDGDIKIVIGTHALLEDYVKFSNLGLVITDEQHRFGVRQRAMLSSKAGDIDVLVMTATPIPRTLTLVLYGDLELSVIDELPPGRQKIKTYTINSKKRKDAYGFIEKEIELGRQAYIVCPLVEESEVIEAQSASEIYNDVKRYFIGRNIGLLHGKMKKDEKNHIMSEFSNGNIDIIVSTTVIEVGVDVPNATIMMIENAERFGLAQLHQLRGRIGRGKHKSYCILVNGSESEESAKRMQIMVDSSNGFEIAEKDLEIRGPGQIIGTRQHGLPEFKIANLCRDQKIMKCVKDEVENLLDGKVELNKDEESIILKKVKHMFGENCSKIILN